The Humulus lupulus chromosome 3, drHumLupu1.1, whole genome shotgun sequence genome window below encodes:
- the LOC133821347 gene encoding autophagy-related protein 8C-like produces MAKSSFKLEHHLERRQAEATCIREKYPDRIPVIVEEAERSDIPDIDKKKYLVLADLTVWQFVYVVRKRIKLSAEKAIFIFVKNILPPTAAMMSAIYEENKDEDGFLYMTYSGENTFGLF; encoded by the coding sequence ATGGCCAAAAGTTCCTTCAAGCTGGAGCACCACCTTGAGAGAAGGCAGGCTGAAGCTACTTGTATCAGGGAAAAATATCCAGACAGAATTCCGGTTATTGTCGAGGAGGCAGAGAGAAGTGACATACCAGACATTGACAAGAAGAAGTATTTGGTTCTGGCTGACCTGACTGTTTGGCAATTTGTTTATGTGGTTCGAAAGAGAATAAAGCTCAGTGCTGAGAAGGCCATATTTATATTTGTAAAAAACATTTTGCCACCTACTGCTGCCATGATGTCTGCTATTTATGAGGAAAACAAGGATGAAGATGGTTTTCTTTACATGACTTATAGCGGGGAGAACACATTTGGATTGTTCTGA